In the Arthrobacter zhaoxinii genome, one interval contains:
- a CDS encoding GmrSD restriction endonuclease domain-containing protein, with protein MTDIKPTQKRKLGSVTIVTGSILGLLVIAAMFPSVTAGLGLLAFCGLLTGLYVLITGRRSWARLPAGRRGGAIAVAASVVTLIVASALAPASELDAPSLASDPAPTSSPSASTSPTAAPSSEPEPTPVTASEPELQPEADAPAPEPESTPVTASEPEPQPEAAAPAPAAVGTALAQLDTIPIKGRAPKTGYDRDQFGPAWKDVDRNGCDQRNDLLLRDLESVSFKPGTNNCVVTSGTLLDPFTGSVINFVRGEGTSDAVQIDHVVALSDAWQKGAQQMGQDQREAFANDPLNLLAVDGSTNGAKGDGDAATWLPPNKGFRCEYVALQTAVKAKYGLWMTQAESDAIRNILTSTCPDQPVPADGGVMVAPEPAPAAEPLTVEAPAPAPAAPANVYYPNCDAAKAAGAAPIRAGDPGWQSKFDRDGDGVGCEN; from the coding sequence ATGACCGACATCAAACCCACCCAAAAGCGGAAGCTCGGGTCGGTGACCATAGTTACCGGCTCCATCCTGGGACTCCTGGTTATAGCTGCAATGTTCCCCAGCGTCACCGCCGGTCTGGGACTGCTGGCTTTCTGCGGTTTGCTCACCGGTCTATACGTCCTCATTACCGGCCGGCGGTCCTGGGCCCGGCTCCCTGCTGGCCGGCGCGGTGGAGCCATAGCGGTGGCCGCATCGGTCGTCACGCTAATCGTGGCCAGCGCGCTGGCTCCCGCTTCTGAGCTTGACGCCCCTTCGCTGGCTTCTGATCCGGCACCGACATCATCGCCGTCGGCCTCGACATCTCCGACGGCGGCCCCTTCGTCCGAACCTGAGCCGACTCCTGTTACAGCGTCCGAACCGGAGCTTCAACCTGAAGCGGATGCACCGGCGCCTGAACCTGAGTCGACTCCTGTTACAGCGTCCGAACCGGAGCCTCAGCCTGAAGCGGCTGCACCGGCACCTGCAGCGGTCGGCACCGCCCTGGCCCAGCTGGACACCATCCCCATCAAGGGCAGGGCACCGAAGACCGGCTACGACCGGGACCAGTTCGGGCCCGCATGGAAGGACGTTGACCGCAATGGCTGCGACCAGCGCAATGACTTGCTCCTGCGCGACCTGGAATCCGTCAGCTTCAAGCCCGGTACGAATAACTGTGTTGTAACCTCCGGCACCCTGCTGGACCCGTTCACGGGATCGGTGATCAACTTCGTGCGCGGGGAAGGTACTTCCGACGCTGTCCAAATCGACCATGTGGTGGCGCTCTCCGACGCCTGGCAGAAGGGTGCCCAGCAGATGGGACAGGACCAGCGTGAAGCGTTCGCCAACGATCCGCTGAATCTACTGGCTGTGGACGGCTCCACGAACGGGGCCAAGGGTGACGGTGACGCTGCGACGTGGCTGCCGCCGAACAAGGGTTTCCGTTGTGAGTATGTGGCCCTGCAGACTGCGGTGAAAGCCAAGTATGGGCTGTGGATGACGCAGGCTGAGTCCGATGCGATCCGGAACATCCTCACGTCCACGTGCCCTGACCAGCCGGTTCCTGCCGACGGCGGTGTTATGGTCGCACCGGAACCCGCTCCGGCGGCTGAACCGCTCACCGTTGAAGCCCCTGCCCCCGCCCCGGCAGCACCGGCCAATGTCTACTATCCGAACTGCGATGCAGCGAAGGCTGCTGGTGCGGCCCCAATCCGGGCCGGCGACCCGGGGTGGCAATCCAAATTCGACCGTGACGGGGACGGGGTCGGCTGCGAGAACTGA
- a CDS encoding helix-hairpin-helix domain-containing protein, giving the protein MAQHRWDTADIHDMDGPGPADEDPPGLRRRWAFSLPAAVLAVCLLLGCGVAVVLLRDRSPVPVASIELSPPASSAPAPADGGDSPAATEAPGLPSPAPVPSPSRSAGPGGEGQAALVVHIAGAVQRPGIVRLLPGSRIIDAVDAAGGTAADADLTAVNLAALAEDGAMVIVPRIGEAPPAGGADGAGPGSTSAAKGSGVQGPGPPADGGATDSINLNTADSTELQTLPRVGPVLAERIIAWRTEHGSFSRPEDLDAVPGIGEAMMAALLPLVTV; this is encoded by the coding sequence ATGGCACAGCATCGTTGGGACACCGCCGATATTCACGACATGGACGGTCCCGGTCCCGCTGACGAGGATCCTCCCGGACTGCGGCGCCGGTGGGCGTTTTCCCTGCCCGCAGCGGTGCTGGCGGTCTGTCTCCTGCTGGGGTGCGGGGTGGCGGTCGTGCTGCTCCGGGATCGAAGTCCCGTGCCGGTGGCCAGCATCGAGTTGTCCCCTCCTGCCAGCAGTGCCCCGGCGCCCGCTGACGGCGGCGATAGTCCGGCGGCCACCGAGGCTCCCGGCCTGCCCTCTCCGGCACCCGTTCCGTCGCCCTCCCGGTCAGCGGGCCCGGGAGGAGAGGGCCAGGCAGCACTGGTGGTGCATATAGCCGGAGCCGTGCAGCGCCCAGGGATCGTCCGTCTGCTGCCGGGCAGCCGGATCATCGATGCCGTTGATGCAGCCGGTGGAACGGCGGCTGACGCGGACCTCACCGCTGTGAACCTGGCGGCCCTGGCTGAGGACGGTGCAATGGTGATCGTTCCGCGGATCGGCGAAGCGCCGCCCGCAGGCGGCGCGGACGGAGCAGGCCCGGGCAGCACCTCCGCTGCGAAGGGTTCCGGTGTGCAGGGTCCCGGGCCGCCGGCCGACGGCGGGGCCACGGACAGCATCAACCTGAACACCGCCGATTCCACCGAGCTGCAGACCCTGCCGAGGGTCGGGCCGGTCCTGGCCGAGCGGATCATTGCGTGGCGTACCGAGCACGGAAGCTTCAGCCGGCCGGAGGATCTGGACGCCGTCCCCGGGATCGGCGAGGCCATGATGGCGGCGTTGCTCCCGTTGGTCACGGTCTAG
- a CDS encoding DegV family protein: MDWLERLASRAKGRQRETAAAPGPSVGVVTDSASALPDGWTEAAHAGDFVRVVPMPVMIGDQIYGEGSADLIPALALAMAQGHEVRTSRPAPGQFEAAYRELAAAGCTAVVSIHLSGQLSGTVDSARLAARSADIPVEVIDSATAAMGLGFAVAAATESARAGASAAGVAACARAAAAESTILFYVPSLDQLRRGGRIGAASGWLGTLLAVKPILVVRDGKVLPLERVRTAPKALARLAELVQQDIAARPGRVRAAVHHFGNAAEAERLAGVIGAAAPEVEILICPLPAVLAAHAGLGVLAVAVAGDEPAPDDSAASADMAPATTDAGGAAGGAAGGKAPAGGGAAGGKAPEKPVPGDPALRVKFAGGKTKRG, translated from the coding sequence GTGGACTGGCTGGAACGGCTCGCTTCGCGGGCCAAGGGGCGGCAGCGGGAAACCGCTGCCGCCCCCGGCCCGTCCGTGGGAGTGGTGACCGATTCCGCCTCCGCCCTGCCCGACGGCTGGACGGAAGCGGCCCACGCCGGCGATTTCGTCCGGGTGGTTCCGATGCCTGTGATGATCGGGGACCAGATCTACGGCGAAGGATCCGCGGATCTGATTCCGGCCCTTGCCCTGGCTATGGCGCAGGGCCATGAAGTACGGACCTCCCGGCCGGCCCCGGGACAGTTCGAAGCGGCCTACCGCGAGCTTGCCGCGGCGGGCTGCACCGCCGTGGTATCGATTCATCTCTCCGGGCAGCTGTCCGGGACCGTGGATTCGGCGCGGCTGGCCGCCCGTTCCGCCGACATTCCCGTAGAGGTCATCGACAGCGCGACGGCGGCCATGGGCCTCGGATTCGCCGTGGCGGCCGCGACGGAGAGCGCCCGGGCCGGTGCCTCCGCAGCCGGGGTGGCGGCCTGCGCCCGGGCGGCAGCGGCCGAGTCCACCATCCTCTTCTATGTCCCCAGCCTGGACCAGCTGCGCCGGGGCGGGCGGATCGGTGCAGCGTCGGGCTGGCTGGGCACCCTGCTGGCCGTAAAGCCGATCCTGGTAGTACGCGACGGTAAAGTGCTTCCGCTGGAACGCGTCCGGACCGCACCCAAGGCACTGGCCCGGCTGGCCGAACTTGTTCAGCAGGACATTGCCGCCCGCCCCGGGAGGGTCCGCGCCGCGGTGCACCACTTCGGTAATGCCGCCGAAGCAGAGCGGTTGGCCGGCGTCATCGGTGCTGCGGCGCCGGAGGTGGAGATCCTCATCTGCCCGCTGCCTGCCGTCCTGGCCGCACACGCCGGGCTGGGGGTGCTGGCCGTGGCCGTTGCGGGAGACGAACCGGCTCCGGACGACTCCGCGGCGTCGGCCGACATGGCTCCCGCCACCACCGACGCAGGCGGCGCAGCTGGCGGCGCAGCAGGCGGCAAGGCGCCGGCGGGCGGCGGCGCAGCGGGCGGCAAGGCGCCGGAAAAGCCGGTACCCGGGGACCCGGCGTTACGGGTGAAGTTCGCCGGAGGCAAAACGAAACGCGGATAA
- the leuS gene encoding leucine--tRNA ligase, which yields MVSTQSQTDQQEEAVYSFAAIEQKWPKVWDDLGVFTPADDGSRERRYVLDMFPYPSGDLHMGHAEAFAMGDVVARYWRQRGYDVLHPIGWDSFGLPAENAAIKNNAHPSDWTYRNIETQAESFKRYAISVDWSRRIHTSDPEYYRWTQWLFTRFYERGLAYRKNSPVNWCPKDQTVLANEQVVNGACERCGTQVTKKSLNQWYFKITEYADRLLDDMEQLKGHWPERVLAMQKNWIGRSEGAHVRFNIEADGGKPAEQVTVFTTRPDTLAGATFFVVAADAPLALDLVTDENRNALLDYRESVKALSDIERQSTERVKTGVFTGRYAVNPLNGEKLPVWAADYVLADYGTGAIMAVPAHDQRDLDFAKTFDLPVKAVLDTGEEDPAVSGVATTGEGTLINSGTLDGLPKAEAIPAAVRMLEEQGTGEKFVNFRLRDWLLSRQRFWGTPIPIIHCENCGEVPVPDDQLPVTLPTGLRGEALAPKGTSPLASAEEWVNVACPKCDGPARRDTDTMDTFVDSSWYFMRFVSPHFTDGPFDPEAAKNWMPVGQYVGGVEHAILHLLYARFFTKVVHDMGLLEASEPFGSLLNQGQVLNGGKAMSKSLGNGVDLGQQLDKYGVDAVRLTMIFASPPEDDVDWADVSPSGSAKFLARAWRLGQDITSEPGVDYSTGDRKLRALTHRTVADATELLENNKFNVVVAKLMELVNATRKAIDSGAGAADPAVREAAEAVAVMLSLFAPYTAEDLWNLLGRDASVVNAGWPAVDKTLLVQDTVTAVVQVQGKVRDRLEVAADISEEDLREAALASDAVQRFLDGRGIRTVIVRAPKLVNIVSA from the coding sequence ATAGTGAGCACGCAGTCACAGACTGATCAGCAGGAAGAGGCCGTCTACAGTTTCGCGGCCATCGAGCAGAAATGGCCGAAGGTCTGGGATGACCTCGGCGTTTTCACCCCTGCCGACGACGGCTCGCGCGAACGACGCTACGTACTGGACATGTTCCCGTACCCCTCCGGCGACCTGCACATGGGCCACGCCGAAGCGTTCGCGATGGGCGACGTCGTCGCCCGTTACTGGCGCCAGCGCGGGTATGACGTGCTGCACCCGATCGGCTGGGACTCGTTCGGTCTGCCCGCGGAGAACGCGGCCATCAAGAACAACGCGCACCCCAGCGACTGGACCTACCGCAACATCGAGACGCAGGCGGAGTCCTTCAAGCGCTACGCCATCAGCGTTGACTGGTCCCGCCGGATCCACACCTCGGACCCCGAGTACTACCGCTGGACCCAGTGGCTGTTCACCCGGTTCTACGAGCGCGGACTGGCCTACCGGAAGAATTCCCCGGTCAACTGGTGCCCCAAGGACCAGACCGTGCTGGCCAACGAACAGGTAGTCAACGGTGCCTGCGAACGCTGCGGAACCCAGGTCACCAAGAAATCGCTGAACCAGTGGTACTTCAAGATCACCGAGTACGCCGACCGCCTGCTCGATGACATGGAACAGCTCAAGGGCCACTGGCCCGAGCGTGTCCTGGCCATGCAGAAAAACTGGATCGGCCGCTCCGAGGGCGCGCACGTCCGGTTCAATATCGAGGCCGACGGCGGCAAGCCCGCCGAGCAGGTCACCGTCTTCACCACCCGCCCGGACACCCTGGCCGGCGCCACCTTCTTCGTTGTCGCCGCGGACGCCCCGCTGGCACTGGACCTGGTGACGGACGAAAACCGGAACGCCCTGCTGGACTACCGCGAATCGGTGAAGGCACTCTCGGACATCGAGCGGCAGTCCACCGAACGCGTCAAGACCGGCGTCTTCACCGGCCGCTACGCCGTGAACCCGCTGAACGGTGAGAAGCTGCCCGTCTGGGCCGCCGACTACGTGCTGGCGGACTACGGCACCGGCGCCATCATGGCCGTGCCGGCGCACGACCAGCGTGACCTGGACTTCGCCAAGACCTTTGACCTGCCCGTCAAGGCCGTGCTGGACACCGGTGAAGAGGATCCCGCCGTCAGCGGCGTGGCCACCACCGGCGAAGGCACCCTGATCAACTCGGGCACCCTGGACGGCCTGCCCAAGGCTGAAGCCATTCCCGCCGCCGTCCGGATGCTCGAGGAGCAGGGCACCGGCGAGAAGTTCGTGAACTTCCGCCTGCGTGACTGGCTGCTGTCCCGGCAGCGTTTCTGGGGCACGCCCATCCCCATCATCCACTGCGAAAACTGCGGCGAGGTTCCGGTCCCCGATGACCAGCTGCCCGTCACGCTGCCCACCGGGCTGCGCGGCGAAGCACTGGCTCCGAAGGGCACCTCCCCGCTGGCCTCCGCCGAGGAATGGGTCAATGTGGCCTGCCCGAAGTGTGACGGTCCCGCTCGGCGCGATACCGACACCATGGACACCTTCGTGGATTCGTCCTGGTACTTCATGCGCTTCGTATCCCCGCACTTCACCGACGGTCCGTTCGATCCGGAAGCGGCAAAGAACTGGATGCCGGTCGGGCAGTACGTGGGCGGCGTCGAACACGCCATCCTGCACCTGCTCTATGCACGGTTCTTCACCAAGGTGGTCCATGACATGGGCCTGCTGGAAGCCAGCGAGCCGTTCGGTTCCCTGCTGAACCAGGGCCAGGTCCTCAACGGGGGCAAGGCCATGTCCAAGTCCCTGGGCAACGGCGTCGACCTGGGCCAGCAGCTGGACAAGTACGGCGTGGACGCTGTCCGTCTGACCATGATCTTCGCGTCCCCGCCGGAAGACGACGTCGACTGGGCGGACGTCTCGCCGTCGGGCTCCGCGAAGTTCCTGGCCCGCGCCTGGCGCCTGGGGCAGGACATCACCAGCGAACCGGGCGTGGATTACTCGACGGGGGACCGGAAGCTGCGTGCCCTCACGCACCGGACCGTCGCCGATGCCACTGAACTGCTGGAGAACAACAAGTTCAACGTGGTGGTGGCTAAGCTGATGGAGCTGGTCAACGCGACCCGCAAGGCCATCGACTCCGGTGCGGGTGCTGCCGACCCGGCAGTGCGCGAGGCCGCGGAAGCCGTCGCCGTCATGCTGAGCCTCTTCGCGCCCTACACGGCCGAGGACCTCTGGAACCTGTTGGGCCGCGACGCCTCGGTAGTGAACGCCGGCTGGCCCGCAGTGGACAAGACGCTGCTGGTGCAGGACACCGTCACCGCCGTTGTCCAGGTGCAGGGCAAGGTCCGTGACCGCCTGGAAGTTGCCGCCGACATCAGCGAAGAGGACCTGCGCGAAGCCGCGCTGGCGTCCGACGCCGTGCAGCGGTTCCTCGACGGACGCGGCATCCGGACGGTCATTGTCCGGGCACCGAAGCTCGTCAACATCGTCTCGGCCTAG
- a CDS encoding RNA polymerase sigma factor yields MTTEKPEPVNVHAGELRQARRNFLVALEPVRPAVYRYCRRLTGTVWDAEDLLQETLVKGLAEASQRHEPIRNVQAWLIRIATNTWLDSLRRNGRTSVQDFSEPGADLPDGDAADPLTSLAVESALGHVLLVLPPRERVCVVLKDVFSYSLAEIAEMLDTTAGAVKSALHRGRGTLAAAQVGVSVSDDDGSAAGSGTNTTPPAGHPELLRRLADAFNSYDIDAMVSLFLSGGRTEVIGNVSETGHEEIRTGSMTHTFGPDAAELYRASVHSYDGENVILLWERPKDSPDTPEVVADVVRLSCAHGEPLIAELRLYFFCPEVLAEVAGGLGLPFKTNGVSYF; encoded by the coding sequence GTGACAACAGAGAAACCGGAACCGGTAAACGTACATGCCGGTGAACTTCGACAGGCCCGGCGGAACTTCCTCGTTGCCCTCGAGCCTGTACGTCCGGCCGTTTACCGTTATTGCCGCCGGCTGACCGGGACCGTCTGGGATGCCGAGGATCTGCTGCAGGAAACCCTGGTCAAGGGCCTGGCCGAGGCCTCGCAGCGGCACGAACCGATCCGGAATGTCCAGGCCTGGCTGATCCGCATCGCCACGAACACCTGGTTGGACTCCCTGCGCCGCAACGGCCGGACTTCGGTACAGGACTTCAGCGAACCGGGCGCGGACCTGCCCGACGGCGACGCCGCGGATCCCCTGACATCGCTGGCGGTGGAGTCCGCGCTGGGGCACGTACTGCTGGTCCTGCCCCCGCGGGAACGGGTCTGCGTGGTCCTCAAGGACGTGTTCTCCTATTCCCTGGCCGAGATCGCGGAAATGCTGGACACCACCGCCGGAGCGGTGAAGTCCGCGCTTCACCGCGGCCGGGGCACGCTGGCAGCGGCCCAGGTGGGCGTATCAGTTTCCGACGACGACGGCTCGGCCGCGGGCTCCGGAACCAATACGACGCCGCCGGCCGGGCATCCCGAACTGCTCCGCCGTCTGGCCGACGCCTTCAACTCCTACGATATTGACGCCATGGTCAGCCTGTTCCTGAGCGGCGGACGCACGGAGGTGATCGGCAACGTCAGCGAAACCGGGCACGAGGAGATCCGCACCGGCTCCATGACCCACACCTTCGGACCCGACGCAGCGGAGCTGTACCGGGCCAGCGTGCACAGCTATGACGGTGAGAACGTGATCCTCCTGTGGGAGCGCCCCAAGGATTCACCGGACACGCCCGAGGTCGTGGCGGACGTGGTACGCCTCAGCTGCGCCCACGGAGAGCCGCTGATTGCCGAACTCCGGCTGTACTTCTTCTGTCCGGAAGTCCTCGCCGAGGTGGCCGGCGGGCTGGGACTTCCCTTCAAAACGAACGGCGTCTCCTATTTCTGA